The Drechmeria coniospora strain ARSEF 6962 chromosome 02, whole genome shotgun sequence genome has a segment encoding these proteins:
- a CDS encoding DUF221 domain-containing protein — MAASGHILDGRGILDIFVGSPGSDSGGGQDARVGAGREDSSTGGTLSTSSSSKTSSLGKLAATFIPIAIYVVICLILFTILRRKCKRVYAPRTFADLRAPEVPSPALPSGWFNWIVPFFKIPDTFVLNHGSLDGFFFLRFLKVLRNICLGGCLILWPVLFPVHATGGGGLGQLDMFTIGNVQNARRLYAHAFMAWVFFGFILYMVVRECIYYVNIRQAYLSSPYYAQRISSRTLLINCIPNQYLDEHRLRKLYGDSVRRVCIPRTSKALAKLVKEREQTAMRLEKAEVSLIGKANRVRTRQIKKENKKYGEETVDVEKGQSGSVDSAKDVGQEVHPATHREDLPVIETHEDVGTKDGGHGQTSRGGCIVVEIPGSSVSSELEEKEAELDEKARRVESMHVDPFDEIYYTHPYGLDPNLPDVRGSVAAQYIPVEARPYHRPIGNFGRRVDTIRWTRNRLRELNLQIFKMRRQVRRGEGTTLPAAFIEFDTQESAQAAQQTLAHHRPMQMSDRLLGIRPDEILWKGLRMPWWERIARRFFILSFIAAAVIFWSIPSAAIGLVSQISFLAKNIIFLSWLLKLPTVILNFLQGFVPALALTLWMSVVPHMLRALGAQAGIPSVTMVELFVQQGYFAFQVVQVFLVTTLTSAASAAFTDVILNPIKAKDILASNLPMASNFYLSYILIQCLMSSGTHLLQLSSLIRHQVIDKFTHLPRTRYRMYRKLRPEKWGGIFPVYANMGVIAMSYACIAPLILIFAAGGMAFMRIIWRYNIIFVLDSDMDSKGLFYPRALLHLMVGLYLAEVCLIGLFALHLAFGPMAMMIMFLIFTILVHMSLSDAIAPLLQNLPQTLALEEEIQLEEKEAAEKARQQSVARTEDEIKGANGAASSYYDTQQTFGDEEEAARRHRAEEEDALDELEEWEEEEAEGGGRSDEEGVTSSRALEGAGSIKLTLAAWFKASTATKARSVADSSGASRVLQKLRFWSGDKHGEKPPGFLARWLHPEEYEDFVYLRHQMPPDNLRNVEYPANMRYLADYAPPEMWLPRPRLWIPRDEAGVSRQEVAHTRRYTPISDRGAVMDERGRITVWFGEVPLDEPKLIL; from the exons atggccgcctcggggcacatcctcgacggccgaggcatCTTGGACATTTTCGTGGGTTCCCCTGGATCCGAC AGTGGCGGTGGACAGGACGCGagggtcggcgccggccgcgagGACTCCTCCACCGGCGGCACCCTcagcacctcgtcgagcagcaaGACGTCGTCGCTCGGCAAGCTGGCCGCCACCTTCATCCCCATCGCCATCTACGTCGTCATCTGCCTCATCCTCTTCACCATACTGCGCCGGAAATGCAAGCGCGTCTACGCCCCGCGCACCTTTGCCGACCTCCGGGCCCCCGA AGTCCCCTCGCCCGCCCTGCCTTCCGGCTGGTTCAACTGGATCGTGCCCTTCTTCAAGATACCCGACACCTTCGTCCTCAACCACGGCTCGCTCGAcggcttcttcttcctccgcTTCCTCAAGGTCCTGCGCAACATCTGCCTCGGCGGCTGCCTCATCCTCTGGCCCGTTCTCTTCCCCGTCCacgccaccggcggcggcggcctcggccagtTGGACATGTTCACCATCGGCAACGTCCAGAACGCCCGCAGGCTGTACGCCCACGCCTTCATGGCCTGGGTCTTCTTCG GCTTCATCCTCTACATGGTTGTCCGCGAGTGCATCTACTACGTAAACATCCGCCAGGCCTACCTCTCGTCCCCCTACTACGCCCAGCGCATCTCCTCACGCACCCTCCTCATCAACTGCATCCCCAACCAGTACCTTGACGAGCACCGTCTCCGCAAGCTCTACGGCGATTCCGTCCGGCGCGTCTGCATCCCGCGCACCTCCAAGGCCCTCGCCAAGCTGGTCAAGGAGCGGGAGCAGACGGCCATGCGGCTGGAAAAGGCCGAGGTCTCGCTCATCGGCAAGGCCAATCGGGTGAGGACGAGGCAGATCAAGAAGGAGAACAAAAAGTACGGCGAGGAGACGGTCGATGTCGAAAAGGGCCAGTCTGGCTCCGTCGACTCCGCCAAGGACGTCGGCCAAGAGGTCCACCCGGCCACCCATCGCGAGGACCTCCCGGTGATCGAGACGCACGAAGACGTCGGCACCaaggacggcggccacgggcaGACCTCCCGCGGAggctgcatcgtcgtcgagatccCAGGCTCCAGCGTCAGCTCCGAgctggaggagaaggaggccgagTTGGACGAGAAGGCGCGCCGTGTCGAGTCGATGCACGTCGACCCCTTTGATGAAATCTACTACACGCACCCCTACGGCCTCGACCCGAACCTGCCCGACGTCCGAGGCTCCGTCGCGGCCCAGTACATTCCCGTCGAGGCGCGCCCCTACCACCGACCCATCGGCAACTTtggccgccgcgtcgacaCCATCCGCTGGACCCGCAACCGGCTGCGCGAGCTCAACCTCCAGATCTTCAAGATGCGCCGCCAGGTcaggcgaggcgagggaacgacgctgccggccgCCTTCATCGAGTTTGACACGCAGGAGAGCGCCCAGGCGGCGCAGCAGACGCTCGCCCACCACCGCCCCATGCAAATGTCCGATCGCCTGCTCGGCATCCGGCCCGACGAGATCCTCTGGAAGGGCTTGCGGATGCCGTGGTGGGAGCGTATCGCCCGTCGCTTCTTCATCCTGTCCTTtatcgccgccgccgtcatcttctGGTCGatcccctcggccgccatcggcctcgtctcgcAGATCTCCTTCCTCGCCAAGAACATCATCTTCCTCTCCTGGCTCCTGAAGTTGCCGACGGTCATCCTCAACTTCCTCCAGGGTTTCGTGCCCGCCCTCGCGTTGACGCTGTGGATGTCGGTCGTGCCACACATGCTTCGAG CTCTCGGCGCCCAGGCCGGCATCCCGTCCGTCACCATGGTCGAGCTGTTCGTCCAGCAGGGCTACTTTGCCTTCCAGGTCGTCCAGGTCTTCCTCGTGACGACGctcacgtcggcggcctcggccgccttcaccGACGTCATCCTCAACCCgatcaaggccaaggacatCCTCGCATCGAACCTCCCGATGGCGTCCAACTTTTACCTCTCGTACATTCTCATCCAGTGCCTCATGAGCAGCGGCACCCACCTGCTGCAGCTCTCGTCCCTCATCCGGCACCAGGTCATCGACAAGTTCACCCACCTGCCCCGGACGCGGTACCGCATGTACCGCAAGTTGCGGCCGGAGAAGTGGGGAGGCATCTTCCCCGTCTACGCCAACATGGGCGTCATCG CCATGAGCTACGCGTGCATCGCGCCGCTGATCctcatcttcgccgccggAGGCATGGCCTTTATGCGCATCATCTGGCGGTACAACATCatcttcgtcctcgactcGGACATGGACAGCAAGGGCCTCTTCTACCCACGCGCCCTGCTCCACCTCATGGTCGGGCTCTACCTCGCCGAGGTGTGCCTCATCGGTCTCTTCGCGCTGCACCTCGCCTTCGGCcccatggccatgatgatCATGTTCCTCATCTtcaccatcctcgtccacATGTCGCTCAGCGACGCCATCGCGCCGCTGCTCCAGAACCTGCCGCAGacgctcgcgctcgaggaggagattcagctcgaggagaaggaggcggccgagaaggcgcgGCAGCAGTCGGTCGCGcggaccgaggacgagatcaAGGGCGCCAACGGGGCCGCGAGCAGCTACTACGACACGCAGCAGACgttcggcgacgaggaggaggcggcgcggcgccacagggccgaggaggaggacgcgctcgacgagctcgaggagtgggaggaggaggaggccgagggcggcggccggtcCGACGAGGAAGGGGTGACGAGCAGCCGAgcgctcgagggcgccggaAGCATCAAGCTGACGCTCGCCGCCTGGTTCAAGGCGAGCACGGCGACCAAGGCGCGGTCGGTGGCCGACAGCTCGGGCGCATCGCGGGTCCTCCAGAAGCTGCGCTTCTGGTCGGGCGACAAGCACGGCGAGAAGCCGCCGGGCTTCCTCGCCCGCTGGCTGCACCCGGAGGAGTACGAGGACTTTGTCTACCTGCGGCACCAGATGCCGCCCGACAACCTCCGCAACGTCGAGTACCCGGCCAACATGCGCTACCTCGCCGACTACGCGCCGCCCGAGATGTGGCTGCCGCGGCCGCGCCTTTGGATCCcgcgcgacgaggcgggcgtgAGCCGGCAGGAGGTGGCGCACACGCGACGGTACACGCCCATCTCGGACCGGGgcgccgtcatggacgagCGCGGCCGCATCACCGTGTGGTTCGGGGAGGTgccgctcgacgagcccAAGTTGATTTTGTAG
- a CDS encoding zinc-binding dehydrogenase produces MTPATYKAVVLREKGGAFKLEDVPLKRPGPGQVLVKVLACGVCFTDVAVAGGHLGEVFPRTPGHEIVGDVVELGEGVKTLQKGQRVGGPWHGGHDGTCRQCQRGQFQMCDTEAINGVSQDGGFAEYVLLRAEAVVRVPAECDPAEVAPLLCAGVTTFNGLRKMHVEQGALVAVQGLGGLGHLAVQYARKMGYEVAVLSSGDDKADFARKLGAHHYINSKTKDAAAELMKLGGASIIVQTAPNPDVVSPLVHGLAAGGKLLSLAPIGAVPIDTIALVSKGASVHGWPSGHALDSEEAIRFALQHDVRCMIERYPLADVQKAVDSLVAGKPRFRNVLVME; encoded by the coding sequence atgacgccggcgacgtacAAGGCCGTGGTTCTCCGCGAGAAAGGCGGGGCCTTCAAGCTCGAGGACGTTCCCCTGAAGCGACCGGGTCCCGGTCAGGTGCTCGTCAAGGTGCTCGCCTGCGGCGTCTGCTTCACTGACGTCGCTGTCGCCGGCGGTCACCTTGGTGAGGTTTTCCCCCGCACGCCCGGCCACGAgatcgtcggcgacgtcgtcgagcttggtGAGGGCGTCAAGACGCTGCAGAAGGGTCagcgcgtcggcggcccctggcacggcggccacgacgggaCCTGCCGTCAGTGCCAGCGGGGCCAGTTCCAGATGTGCGATACCGAAGCCATCAACGGCGTCAGCCAGGACGGCGGCTTTGCCGAGTACGTTCTGCTgcgggccgaggccgtcgtccgcgtgccggccgagtgcgacccggccgaggtggcgccCCTCCTCTGCGCCGGTGTGACGACCTTTAACGGCCTGCGCAAGATGCACGTCGAGCagggcgccctcgtcgccgtccaggggctcggcggcctcggccacctcgccgtccagTACGCCCGCAAGATGGGCTACGAggtcgccgtcctctcctccggcgacgacaaggccgacTTTGCCCGCAAGCTCGGTGCCCACCACTACATCAACTCGAAGACCAAGGACGCTGCGGCCGAGCTCATGAAGCTGGGCGGCGCCTCCATCATCGTCCAGACGGCCCCGAACCCAGACGTCGTCTCCCCCCTCGTCcacgggctcgccgccggcggcaagctTCTGAGCCTCGCGCCCATCGGGGCCGTGCCTATCGACACAATCGCCCTCGTCAGCAAGGGTGCGAGCGTCCACGGCTGGCCTAGCGGGCACGCGCTCGACAGCGAGGAGGCCATCCGCTTCGCCTTGCAGCACGACGTCCGCTGCATGATTGAGCGCTacccgctcgccgacgtgcaAAAGGCTGTCGACAGCCTCGTGGCGGGCAAGCCGCGCTTCCGGAACGTCTTGGTCATGGAGTGA